One segment of Olsenella uli DSM 7084 DNA contains the following:
- a CDS encoding SPFH domain-containing protein, producing MGLLKAGIGALSGVLSDSWRDYFYCESLAADVLAAKGEKRASGRGSNVSGEANIISDGSIVNVSDGQCMMIVESGAVVEVCAEPGEFVYDASSEPSIFTGKLGESIAATFSQAGRRFTFGGSPAKDQRVYFFNTKEVMGNKYGTPSPVPFRVVDANIGLDVDISVSCNGEYSYRLTDPLLFYKNVCGNVKTAFTRDKIDSQLKSELLTALQPAFARISAMGIRYSAVPGHTAELAQALNDVLSDTWSGLRGISVASFGMNSISASPEDERMIKDLQRAAVMRDPTMAAANIAAAQSDAMRTAAANENGAMAGFMGMGMAGAMGGLNAQQLYQVGQPAGPAPSPASVPSPDAWTCSCGETNTGRFCGGCGSPKPQPASEWFCPECGTRNAGRFCQNCGHPRG from the coding sequence ATGGGACTTCTGAAGGCAGGCATCGGCGCGCTCTCGGGCGTGCTGTCCGACAGCTGGCGCGACTACTTCTACTGCGAGTCACTTGCCGCCGACGTGCTTGCGGCAAAGGGCGAGAAGCGTGCGAGCGGGCGCGGTTCGAACGTCTCCGGCGAGGCCAACATCATCTCGGATGGGTCGATCGTCAATGTGAGCGACGGCCAGTGCATGATGATCGTCGAGTCCGGGGCTGTGGTGGAGGTCTGCGCGGAGCCGGGTGAGTTCGTGTACGACGCCTCGAGCGAGCCCTCGATCTTCACGGGGAAGCTCGGCGAGTCGATTGCCGCTACCTTCTCCCAGGCGGGCAGGCGCTTCACCTTTGGGGGCAGCCCCGCGAAGGACCAGCGCGTGTACTTCTTCAACACCAAGGAGGTCATGGGAAACAAGTACGGTACCCCATCCCCCGTTCCCTTCCGTGTGGTCGATGCAAACATAGGTCTGGACGTCGACATCTCCGTCAGCTGCAACGGGGAGTACTCGTACAGGCTCACGGACCCGCTGCTGTTCTACAAGAACGTCTGCGGGAACGTCAAGACGGCCTTCACGCGCGACAAGATCGACAGCCAGCTCAAGAGCGAGCTGCTCACAGCACTCCAGCCGGCCTTTGCGAGGATATCGGCCATGGGTATCCGCTACAGCGCCGTTCCCGGCCATACCGCAGAGCTCGCCCAGGCCCTGAACGACGTCCTCTCGGACACTTGGTCGGGACTGCGCGGCATATCAGTGGCCTCGTTTGGCATGAACTCCATCAGCGCGAGTCCAGAGGACGAACGCATGATCAAGGATCTGCAGCGTGCCGCCGTCATGCGTGACCCCACCATGGCTGCGGCCAACATCGCCGCAGCCCAGTCCGATGCCATGCGCACCGCAGCCGCGAACGAGAACGGGGCGATGGCCGGTTTCATGGGCATGGGTATGGCGGGCGCCATGGGCGGGCTCAACGCCCAGCAGCTCTACCAGGTGGGACAGCCCGCCGGTCCCGCGCCATCGCCTGCTTCTGTTCCGTCCCCGGATGCATGGACCTGTTCCTGTGGAGAGACCAACACCGGCAGGTTCTGCGGAGGCTGTGGCAGCCCGAAGCCCCAACCTGCGAGCGAATGGTTCTGCCCCGAGTGTGGAACCAGGAACGCGGGCAGGTTCTGCCAGAACTGCGGCCATCCTCGCGGTTGA
- a CDS encoding sensor histidine kinase, with protein MLGGPPHPALLVCELLVVLFCLESVLQTIYVASLFSRQDLPLGSIHLAHELSLAGALVVTAILCVEMTEGPVVLVVEFGVLGVPVDAMAAVGYACFALGALRVVGPSSGMVPSVPPSEAEVGAGRPGPLLGTRLGVALESVLVLLATTHASLVVGEHWFVCLVLLAAAMLYRTVSLVRWAHDRLNGSLTCLSPLQTLSELPEGVLCVTRDGRVLFMNDCMRRCLATLGLTADLGDLSGAWEKIAAAAMAHDGGRVSDGGVRVGVTSDEVRYLMRHDMVALGSGSVCILALDITEEERLRQGAQAVNQSLEGARRRLVDSLANVEETARIEARLTMRARVHDVIGQRLSILHRCLEDGDVSDETVEHLQVLLDDITSDLRDPHEANPCRSLDTLVAAFGLAGVDVRVTGSLPAGRPVAAFFVNTLREACTNAVRHGQACRVWVHLDQTEELLRLRVTNDGVCPVDGKIDERGGLGGMRHAAAALGATVRVTARPRFVVSVEVPLDPRPVSR; from the coding sequence ATGCTAGGCGGACCGCCGCATCCCGCTCTCCTGGTGTGCGAGCTGCTCGTGGTGCTGTTCTGCCTCGAGTCGGTCCTGCAGACCATCTACGTCGCATCGCTCTTCTCGCGCCAGGACCTCCCCCTGGGATCCATCCACTTGGCCCATGAGCTCTCGCTCGCGGGCGCGCTCGTGGTCACTGCCATCCTCTGCGTCGAGATGACGGAGGGGCCTGTCGTGCTCGTGGTGGAGTTTGGCGTCCTCGGCGTTCCGGTCGATGCCATGGCCGCAGTCGGGTACGCGTGCTTCGCCCTGGGAGCGCTGCGTGTCGTGGGGCCGTCATCGGGCATGGTGCCCTCCGTGCCGCCCTCCGAGGCGGAGGTGGGGGCCGGGCGCCCGGGACCTCTCCTGGGGACGCGCCTGGGCGTCGCCCTCGAGTCCGTGCTCGTGCTCCTTGCGACCACGCATGCGTCGCTGGTCGTCGGCGAGCATTGGTTCGTCTGCCTCGTCCTGTTGGCGGCGGCCATGCTCTATCGCACGGTCAGCCTCGTGCGGTGGGCGCATGACCGGCTGAACGGCTCCCTCACGTGCCTCTCACCCCTGCAGACGCTGTCCGAGCTGCCCGAGGGGGTCCTCTGCGTGACGAGGGACGGGCGGGTGCTCTTCATGAACGACTGCATGCGTCGTTGCCTCGCCACGCTGGGCCTCACGGCCGACCTGGGCGATCTGAGCGGGGCATGGGAGAAGATCGCGGCGGCTGCGATGGCGCACGATGGCGGCAGGGTGTCCGATGGCGGGGTGCGCGTGGGCGTCACCTCGGACGAGGTGCGCTACCTCATGCGCCATGACATGGTTGCGCTGGGTTCTGGCAGCGTATGCATCCTCGCCCTCGACATCACGGAGGAGGAGCGGCTGCGCCAGGGGGCCCAAGCCGTCAACCAGAGCCTCGAGGGGGCACGTCGCAGGCTTGTCGACTCGCTCGCGAACGTGGAGGAGACGGCTCGGATCGAGGCGCGCCTCACCATGCGGGCGCGCGTCCATGACGTGATCGGCCAGAGGCTCTCCATCCTCCACCGTTGCCTTGAGGACGGGGACGTCTCGGACGAGACGGTGGAGCACCTGCAGGTGCTCCTGGATGACATAACCTCCGATCTGCGTGACCCGCACGAGGCGAACCCTTGCAGGTCGCTCGACACGCTCGTGGCGGCCTTTGGCCTGGCGGGCGTGGACGTGCGCGTGACCGGGTCCCTGCCCGCAGGGCGCCCGGTCGCGGCGTTCTTCGTGAACACGTTGCGCGAGGCCTGCACCAATGCGGTGCGCCACGGGCAGGCGTGTCGGGTGTGGGTGCATCTGGACCAGACGGAGGAGCTTCTGCGCCTGAGGGTCACAAACGACGGCGTCTGTCCGGTGGACGGAAAGATCGACGAGCGCGGGGGACTGGGCGGCATGCGTCACGCGGCTGCGGCGCTGGGGGCGACGGTCCGCGTCACCGCGAGGCCACGCTTCGTCGTCAGCGTCGAGGTGCCGCTTGACCCAAGGCCCGTGTCGCGTTGA
- a CDS encoding heavy metal translocating P-type ATPase, translating into MSCHCCNHAAHHSHRHDEGHDEPGVSCHSHDADQDEDPKARLRKIVVAAALLLAASVLQRLVELPLWLQLLAFLPSYAVAGASTLREAAENIGRGDPFDEDFLMSVATIGALVIGFIPGGEPMFAEAVFVMLFFEVGELFEEMAEDNSRKSVAKLMDIRPDTASVERAGAVEVVDPGSVGPGETIVIRPGERVPLDGVVLEGASSLDTVALTGESLPRDVTVGSEVVSGCVNVSGVLRVRVTRSFGESTASKILRLIEDAGQNKSRSEGFIRRFARAYTPVVVCLAIVVALLPPIASGDFGANFATWLLRALTFLVVSCPCALVLSVPLTFFAGIGGASSRGILIKGSNFMEALATADTVVFDKTGTLTQGSFEVGGVHPSLVDEDQLLHLAAHVERNSTHPIAAALRQAYPDEADDCSITDVSEIAGRGVVASVNGRRVAVGSTRLMDQVGAAWTLCEGHVDDGTVIHVAIDGSYAGHVVIADRVKPDAAEAIRSIRAEGVRRIVMLTGDRREVATHVAKELGIDECRSGLLPADKVDDVERLLAERGEGASLAFVGDGINDAPVLARADVGIAMGAMGSDAAIEAADVVLMDDRPSKIATAIRVARHTLAIARQNIAFAIAVKVAILILATMGLAPMWLAVFGDVGVMVLCVLNATRALGQAAPRR; encoded by the coding sequence ATGTCCTGCCACTGCTGCAACCACGCCGCACACCACAGCCACCGTCACGACGAGGGGCATGACGAGCCCGGGGTCAGCTGTCACAGCCACGACGCTGACCAGGACGAGGACCCCAAGGCGCGCCTGAGGAAGATCGTCGTGGCAGCCGCATTGCTGCTTGCGGCCAGCGTCCTCCAGAGGCTCGTCGAGTTGCCCCTCTGGCTGCAACTGCTGGCCTTCCTGCCCAGCTATGCCGTCGCAGGCGCCTCGACGCTGCGTGAGGCGGCCGAGAACATCGGTCGCGGGGACCCCTTCGACGAGGACTTCCTGATGTCCGTCGCGACCATCGGAGCGCTGGTCATCGGCTTCATACCCGGCGGCGAGCCCATGTTCGCCGAAGCCGTCTTCGTCATGCTGTTCTTCGAGGTCGGCGAGCTCTTCGAGGAGATGGCCGAGGACAACAGCCGCAAGTCCGTCGCCAAGCTCATGGACATTCGCCCCGACACAGCAAGCGTCGAGCGGGCGGGGGCGGTCGAGGTCGTCGACCCAGGATCCGTGGGGCCGGGCGAGACCATCGTGATCAGGCCGGGCGAGCGTGTCCCCTTGGACGGCGTGGTCCTCGAAGGTGCGTCGAGCCTCGACACCGTCGCCCTGACCGGTGAGTCCCTCCCACGCGACGTCACCGTCGGATCCGAGGTCGTCTCTGGCTGCGTCAATGTGTCCGGCGTGCTGCGCGTCCGGGTGACCCGGTCCTTCGGGGAGTCCACCGCCAGCAAGATCCTGCGCCTGATCGAGGATGCCGGGCAGAACAAGTCCCGCTCCGAGGGATTCATCCGCCGCTTCGCGAGGGCCTACACACCCGTCGTGGTGTGCCTGGCCATCGTGGTCGCCCTGCTCCCCCCCATCGCAAGCGGCGACTTTGGTGCCAACTTCGCCACCTGGCTGCTGCGCGCCCTGACCTTCCTGGTCGTGTCCTGCCCCTGCGCCCTGGTGCTCTCCGTGCCCCTGACGTTCTTTGCCGGCATCGGCGGCGCATCCAGCCGCGGCATCCTGATCAAGGGCTCCAACTTCATGGAGGCCCTCGCCACGGCGGACACCGTCGTGTTCGACAAGACCGGGACCCTCACCCAAGGAAGCTTCGAGGTGGGCGGCGTGCATCCGTCCCTCGTCGACGAAGACCAGCTCCTGCACCTGGCAGCCCATGTCGAGAGGAACTCGACCCACCCCATCGCAGCAGCCCTGCGCCAGGCCTATCCCGACGAGGCGGACGACTGCTCCATCACGGACGTCTCCGAGATCGCGGGTCGCGGCGTCGTCGCAAGCGTCAACGGCCGGAGGGTCGCCGTGGGCAGCACCAGGCTCATGGACCAGGTCGGAGCCGCATGGACCCTCTGCGAGGGGCACGTCGACGACGGGACCGTGATCCATGTGGCCATAGACGGAAGCTACGCCGGCCACGTCGTCATAGCCGACCGCGTGAAGCCTGACGCAGCCGAGGCCATACGCTCCATTCGGGCAGAGGGCGTCCGCCGCATAGTCATGCTCACGGGCGACCGCAGGGAGGTCGCCACCCACGTGGCCAAGGAGCTTGGAATCGACGAGTGCCGCTCCGGGCTCCTGCCAGCCGACAAGGTCGACGACGTCGAACGTCTGCTGGCGGAGAGGGGCGAGGGCGCCTCTCTGGCGTTCGTCGGCGACGGCATCAACGACGCGCCCGTGCTGGCACGCGCCGACGTGGGCATCGCCATGGGCGCAATGGGATCGGATGCCGCCATCGAGGCGGCCGACGTCGTCCTGATGGACGACCGGCCGTCCAAGATAGCCACGGCCATCCGCGTCGCCCGACACACGCTGGCGATCGCCCGCCAGAACATCGCCTTTGCCATCGCGGTCAAGGTCGCCATCCTCATCCTCGCCACCATGGGCCTCGCCCCCATGTGGCTCGCCGTCTTTGGCGACGTGGGGGTCATGGTCCTCTGCGTCCTCAACGCGACACGGGCCTTGGGTCAAGCGGCACCTCGACGCTGA
- a CDS encoding response regulator transcription factor, whose amino-acid sequence MIRVMIVDDQAMLRDSLRVAIGQEHDMAVVASLSDASEAPAVVERLGPDLVLMDVCTEGGQSGIAAVRRIKAAHPTVRCIVMTGMPEVTFVKQARESGADGFVYKNVGTRELLALLRSTMAGYQTFPNAPAQDQLVSGLTSDEMGVLRLVCEAKSRREIAEELFLSEGTVKRRISEILAKTGYDSIMRLAVDVVSRGYVVPRLRGE is encoded by the coding sequence ATGATCCGTGTCATGATCGTGGACGACCAGGCCATGTTACGTGACTCGCTTCGCGTTGCCATCGGCCAGGAGCATGACATGGCGGTGGTAGCGTCCCTCTCGGATGCCTCCGAGGCCCCCGCTGTCGTGGAGCGGCTCGGCCCGGACCTCGTGCTCATGGACGTCTGCACGGAGGGTGGCCAGTCCGGCATCGCCGCGGTACGGCGCATCAAGGCGGCGCATCCCACCGTCCGCTGCATCGTCATGACCGGCATGCCCGAGGTCACCTTCGTTAAGCAGGCGCGTGAGTCGGGTGCGGATGGCTTCGTCTACAAGAACGTGGGAACGCGCGAGCTTCTGGCACTGCTGCGCTCGACCATGGCAGGTTACCAGACCTTCCCCAACGCCCCGGCCCAAGACCAGCTCGTCTCGGGGCTCACGTCGGACGAGATGGGCGTGCTGCGCCTGGTCTGCGAGGCCAAGTCGCGCCGTGAGATCGCCGAGGAGCTCTTCCTCTCGGAGGGTACGGTGAAGCGCCGCATATCCGAGATCCTTGCCAAGACGGGCTACGACAGCATCATGCGCCTGGCCGTCGACGTGGTCTCGCGGGGCTACGTCGTTCCGCGCCTCAGGGGCGAGTGA
- a CDS encoding glycoside hydrolase family 25 protein — protein sequence MNDRKPTKRQAPTARGRGGATRSSSHSHTSRATSPHPSRGARASHAERGVSRELRGSREDHSNRNRMHPARTTRAQTMTQKRTGAAREYSNSRARRAASATKPRAAFLKPVIGIVAILLLLSMLRLVLCSSQDRQWAESMAQQSKVRVTTGLDSSTDLYHSPFSWSNLVKNGDHYSYVVNGETLSRLGVDVSEHNASIDWSKVAADGIEFAYIRAGYRGTVEGNIAPDATFDANLSGAQAAGLDVGVYFYSQAINEDEAAEEAGFVIRRLNGTPTTYPIAFDLEPGASGTDRVSSLSQDQLTKVAAAFCRTCEAGGYHAVVYGSQVDLAHYNLEDLTSYGFWYAEYESHPTMGLNFALWQYSSKGSVDGINGKVDLDLDLTPVTTAKKSQ from the coding sequence ATGAATGACCGCAAGCCGACAAAGCGCCAGGCGCCAACCGCGCGCGGACGCGGGGGAGCAACGCGCTCCAGCAGCCACAGCCACACGTCACGGGCCACCTCCCCACACCCGTCGAGGGGCGCCCGCGCCTCGCACGCGGAGCGCGGTGTCAGTCGCGAGCTGCGCGGGAGCCGCGAGGACCATTCCAATCGCAACCGCATGCACCCCGCCCGCACGACGCGCGCCCAAACCATGACGCAGAAGCGCACCGGCGCCGCGCGCGAGTACAGCAACAGTCGCGCGCGCAGGGCCGCCTCGGCCACCAAGCCACGTGCCGCCTTCCTGAAGCCCGTCATCGGCATCGTGGCAATCCTACTCCTGCTCAGCATGCTGCGGCTCGTCCTCTGCTCGTCGCAGGACCGGCAGTGGGCGGAGAGCATGGCCCAGCAGTCGAAGGTACGCGTCACCACCGGTCTGGACAGCTCGACGGACCTCTACCACAGCCCGTTCAGCTGGAGCAACCTCGTCAAGAATGGCGACCACTACAGCTATGTGGTGAATGGCGAGACGCTCTCGCGCCTCGGTGTCGACGTGTCCGAGCACAACGCGAGCATTGACTGGTCGAAGGTCGCGGCCGACGGCATCGAGTTCGCCTACATCCGCGCGGGCTACCGCGGTACCGTCGAGGGCAACATCGCCCCCGACGCCACGTTTGACGCCAACCTCTCGGGTGCGCAGGCCGCCGGACTCGACGTGGGCGTCTACTTCTACTCCCAGGCCATCAACGAGGACGAGGCCGCCGAGGAGGCCGGGTTCGTCATCCGGAGGCTCAACGGAACGCCGACCACCTATCCCATCGCCTTCGACCTCGAGCCCGGGGCCAGCGGGACCGACCGCGTCTCCAGCCTCTCCCAGGACCAGCTCACGAAGGTCGCGGCGGCGTTCTGCCGCACCTGCGAGGCGGGCGGCTACCACGCCGTCGTCTACGGCAGCCAGGTGGACCTCGCCCACTACAACCTCGAGGACCTCACCTCCTACGGATTCTGGTATGCCGAGTACGAGTCCCACCCCACGATGGGCCTGAACTTCGCGCTCTGGCAGTACAGCAGCAAGGGATCGGTGGACGGCATCAACGGGAAGGTCGACCTCGATCTCGACCTCACCCCCGTCACTACCGCCAAGAAATCCCAGTAG
- a CDS encoding DUF4428 domain-containing protein, whose amino-acid sequence MGIFGNLFEKKTCAICGGEIGLLGNRKLEDGNLCKACAAKLSPFFSDRRRSTVEQIREQLDYREANKAAVTALNVTRTLGDRTKILLDEDAQRFVVTPSGGRWRDSNPDVMSFSQVTGCNVDVRTTREELYREGPDGERVSYDPPRYDTDYDIYVIINVNTPYFDEIEFRINSMRIESPGSPDYQSAMDQAREIKEALTSVRENVRAAVAEAAAPKAAVVCPHCGATTMPDANGRCEYCGGAVA is encoded by the coding sequence ATGGGCATCTTTGGAAACCTGTTCGAGAAGAAGACCTGCGCCATCTGTGGCGGCGAGATCGGGCTTCTGGGCAATCGCAAGCTCGAGGATGGGAACCTCTGCAAGGCCTGCGCGGCGAAGCTCTCGCCGTTCTTCAGCGACCGTCGCAGGAGCACCGTCGAGCAGATTCGCGAACAGCTCGACTACCGCGAGGCCAACAAGGCCGCCGTGACGGCGCTCAACGTGACGCGCACCCTTGGTGACAGAACGAAGATCCTCCTCGACGAGGACGCCCAGAGGTTCGTCGTCACCCCCTCAGGTGGCCGCTGGCGGGACAGCAACCCGGACGTGATGTCGTTCTCCCAGGTCACGGGCTGCAATGTCGACGTGCGCACCACGCGCGAGGAACTCTATCGCGAAGGTCCCGACGGAGAGCGCGTGAGCTACGACCCGCCACGCTATGACACCGACTACGACATCTACGTGATCATCAACGTCAACACGCCCTACTTCGACGAGATCGAGTTCCGTATCAACTCGATGCGCATCGAGAGCCCCGGCTCGCCGGACTACCAGTCCGCCATGGACCAGGCACGCGAGATCAAGGAGGCGCTCACGTCCGTGCGCGAGAACGTGCGTGCAGCCGTGGCCGAGGCGGCTGCCCCCAAGGCGGCCGTGGTGTGCCCGCACTGCGGCGCCACCACCATGCCCGATGCCAACGGTCGCTGCGAGTACTGCGGTGGTGCCGTGGCCTGA
- a CDS encoding DUF4352 domain-containing protein codes for MRRRMPVIVSTIVAALSLCMLLVGCSAGGAGGGAKPADKSLFTGTWDLVRMSGDKPDDNLGEDDVELMRSMGFDVFLNLNEDDTMELALFGSTMRGSWKVKSAAEIEVTLEGQSVSATLSGEELTLSQEGTSMMFKKGKENKKAPDGTIGNPDESVANALTEAESDTDTIKPIEAVTIADDEHCTITVTGIGTDWSGDPGYAMTVTNKSDRAIDFSSKMGTFSVNGKMIDAYVYETIQPGKYVECFMYFSKSDLGGGTEALSSVEGTLYIYDDASYEDIAEYAFNM; via the coding sequence ATGAGGAGGCGCATGCCCGTCATCGTCTCGACGATCGTCGCCGCGCTGTCTCTCTGCATGCTCCTAGTGGGCTGCAGCGCGGGTGGGGCTGGAGGAGGTGCCAAGCCGGCCGACAAGTCCCTTTTCACAGGCACCTGGGATCTCGTGCGCATGAGCGGCGACAAGCCCGACGACAACCTGGGCGAGGATGACGTCGAACTCATGCGCTCTATGGGCTTTGACGTGTTCCTCAACCTCAACGAGGACGATACGATGGAGCTCGCCCTCTTCGGTTCCACGATGAGGGGCAGCTGGAAGGTGAAGTCTGCGGCGGAGATCGAGGTCACCCTGGAGGGGCAGTCGGTGTCCGCAACGCTCTCGGGCGAGGAGCTGACCCTCTCGCAGGAGGGCACCTCGATGATGTTCAAGAAGGGCAAGGAGAACAAGAAGGCACCAGACGGCACCATCGGAAACCCCGACGAAAGCGTGGCGAACGCGCTCACCGAGGCCGAGTCCGACACTGACACGATCAAGCCCATCGAAGCCGTCACCATCGCCGACGACGAGCACTGCACCATCACCGTCACAGGCATCGGGACCGACTGGTCTGGCGATCCTGGTTACGCCATGACCGTGACCAACAAGTCCGACAGGGCGATCGACTTCAGCAGCAAGATGGGGACCTTCTCGGTCAACGGCAAGATGATCGATGCCTACGTGTACGAGACCATCCAGCCCGGCAAGTACGTGGAGTGCTTCATGTACTTCAGCAAGAGCGATCTGGGCGGCGGCACCGAGGCCCTGAGCTCCGTCGAGGGCACGCTTTACATCTATGACGATGCCTCCTACGAGGACATCGCCGAGTACGCGTTCAACATGTAG
- the ettA gene encoding energy-dependent translational throttle protein EttA — MAEFIYQMYKVRKAHGDKVVLDDVTMGFFPGAKIGVVGPNGMGKSTLLKIMAGIEDISNGEARLAPGYSVGMLMQEPPLDEGRTVRENIEVAFSGLLAKIERFNRIGEEMGEPDADFDALMAEMGDLQNEIDAANGWDLDSQLSQAMDALQCPDPDEPVSHLSGGERRRVALCKLLLEAPDLLLLDEPTNHLDAESVLWLEQFLKNYQGAVLAVTHDRYFLDNVAEWICEVDRGTLYPYEGNYSTYLETKARRLEMESKQNARRAKKMKSELEWVRSSQKARQAKSKARLAAYEEMEARAARADAKVDYADIHIPVGPRLGTKVLEAKRLRKTFGERVLIDDLSFSLPRNGIVGVIGPNGVGKSTLFKMIVGQEPVSSGSLELGETVSLSYVDQGREGLDGEKSVWEVVSGGNDHIVVGRQEIPSRAYVSAFGFKGTDQQKAAGVLSGGERNRLNLALTLKQGGNLLLLDEPTNDLDTETLEALEEALLEFPGCCVITSHDRWFMDRICTHILAWEGTDENPGSWHWFEGNFEDYQKDRVARLGAEAARPHRLHRKLTRD, encoded by the coding sequence ATGGCGGAGTTCATTTACCAGATGTACAAGGTGCGCAAGGCCCACGGGGACAAGGTCGTCCTGGATGACGTGACCATGGGCTTCTTCCCGGGCGCCAAGATCGGCGTGGTGGGTCCCAACGGCATGGGCAAGTCGACCCTGCTCAAGATCATGGCCGGCATCGAGGACATCTCCAACGGCGAGGCACGCCTTGCGCCGGGCTACAGCGTGGGCATGCTCATGCAGGAACCTCCGCTGGACGAGGGCAGGACGGTCAGGGAGAACATAGAGGTCGCCTTCAGCGGCCTCCTGGCAAAGATCGAGCGCTTCAACAGGATAGGCGAGGAGATGGGCGAGCCCGACGCGGACTTCGACGCGCTCATGGCCGAGATGGGCGACCTGCAGAACGAGATCGACGCGGCCAACGGCTGGGACCTCGACAGCCAGCTCTCGCAGGCGATGGATGCCCTGCAGTGCCCCGACCCGGACGAGCCCGTGAGTCACCTCTCGGGCGGCGAGCGGCGTCGCGTGGCCCTCTGCAAGCTCCTGCTCGAGGCGCCTGACCTGCTGCTCCTGGACGAGCCCACCAACCATCTGGACGCGGAGTCGGTGCTCTGGCTCGAGCAGTTCCTGAAGAACTACCAGGGAGCCGTGCTGGCCGTCACGCACGACCGCTACTTCCTGGACAACGTCGCCGAGTGGATCTGCGAGGTCGATCGCGGCACGCTCTATCCCTATGAGGGGAACTACTCCACCTATCTGGAGACCAAGGCAAGGCGCCTCGAGATGGAGTCCAAGCAGAACGCCAGACGCGCCAAGAAGATGAAGAGCGAGCTGGAGTGGGTCCGCAGCTCGCAGAAGGCGCGCCAGGCCAAGAGCAAGGCCCGCCTCGCCGCCTACGAGGAGATGGAGGCACGGGCCGCGCGTGCGGACGCCAAGGTCGACTACGCCGACATCCACATCCCCGTGGGCCCGCGCCTGGGCACCAAGGTCCTGGAGGCCAAGCGGCTTCGCAAGACCTTTGGCGAGCGCGTGCTCATCGACGACCTGAGCTTCAGCCTGCCGCGCAACGGCATCGTCGGCGTGATCGGCCCCAACGGCGTCGGCAAGTCGACCCTGTTCAAGATGATCGTCGGGCAGGAGCCCGTGAGCTCAGGGTCCCTCGAGCTGGGCGAGACCGTGAGCCTGTCCTACGTCGACCAGGGCCGCGAGGGACTGGACGGCGAGAAGAGCGTATGGGAGGTCGTCTCGGGCGGAAACGACCACATCGTGGTGGGGAGGCAGGAGATCCCCAGCCGCGCCTACGTGAGCGCCTTCGGCTTCAAGGGGACCGACCAGCAGAAGGCGGCGGGCGTCCTCTCCGGGGGCGAGCGCAACCGCCTGAACCTGGCCCTGACGCTCAAGCAGGGCGGCAACCTGCTGCTCCTGGACGAGCCCACCAACGACCTCGACACCGAGACGCTCGAGGCGCTGGAGGAGGCCCTTCTCGAGTTCCCGGGCTGCTGCGTGATCACCAGCCATGACCGCTGGTTCATGGACCGCATCTGCACGCACATCCTGGCCTGGGAGGGCACCGACGAGAACCCTGGCTCCTGGCACTGGTTCGAGGGCAACTTCGAGGACTACCAGAAGGATCGCGTCGCCCGCCTGGGTGCGGAGGCGGCGCGCCCGCATCGCCTCCACCGCAAGTTGACGCGCGACTAG